Genomic DNA from Eptesicus fuscus isolate TK198812 chromosome 18, DD_ASM_mEF_20220401, whole genome shotgun sequence:
TTCGGACCCATGGCTTCGACGGGCTGGACCTGGCCTGGCTCTACCCTGGACGAAGAGACAAGCAGCATCTCACCTCTCTGGTCAAGGTGGGCTCGGGTCTGGAacaggggcagggaggcgggcGGGACCAGAAGGGGTGGACAGAACTGTCTCCCACCGATGTCCTGTGATGGCGGGGAAGAGGGACTGAGGCCTCCATGCTTCAGGGTCCTGGGACCTGACCCCGGAGGAGGACCCGCAGGCCTGTGCCCAGAGACCCCGTAGAGCAGGAAGAAGCCGTGACCACAGTGGGGAGGAGTGGGGTCAGGAAACAAGCACCCATGTGTCATGCCCACTAGTGGGTGTCACTGTGCACAGTCCCTATGACGGGCGGCACACAGGCACATCCCGGGAGGGCAGCCCAAGCATCTCCAGGGACCAGGGAGCAGACGTCCAGACATATCGCCCGCAGCATCAGACACGCTCActctggtcccgggtgcctgctgggacAGCGCAGACCAGAGGGCAGATTCTGCCACAGTCCCCTGGAGTCCAGCTGGGAGCTCGAGGTCCCTCCAGAGCAGGAGGCActgggtgatggggtgggggtgggcaagagATGAGCCCAGGAGGAGGTGGGTAGGCCTGGGCACAGGACCGCTGAGGTGCCACCTGTGGTTCCCCGGGGCCCTCAGGGGGCCATGAGGTGCTCAGAGCTGGCCTCCCACCACGAAGCTCTCTCCCACCCCCGGAGCCCCTTAAACCTGCTGCCTCCATCCCGCCAGGAAATGAAGGCTGAGTTTGTCAAGGAAGCCCCGAAGGAAGCCCAGCCGCTGCTCCTCAGCGCCGCTGTGTCCGCCGGGAAGGTGGCCCTGGACAGAGGCTACGACATCTCTGAGCTGGCCCAGTGAGTCCCGCCACTGTCCTCCGTGAGAGCCACAGGCAGCCAGGAGGTCACGCTCCcactctgtgtctgtctccccctctgTCATGGGAGTAAGAACACCTGTCCTTCCTTTGCACTTGGGTCTGTACCGAGGGTGGACAGAGTGGCTACGAAGGAGTTTGTGGGAAAGGAAGCAGAAAGAGCTTACACACCAGCCAGCCGCCCACCCGGTGCTGTCCGCACGAGGCTGAGAGCTCCTCCCTGAGCGGGCTTTTCATTCCAGGCAGCCAGGGCACCCTGAGAGGCTCACACAGGCgggtccctcctcctgctcctccgccTGACCCCCGACCCCCCTAGTGAGGAGCAGACACAGCCACGGGCCTGATGGCCGGTGGGGGTAGGCCTGGGCCTCAGGAAGCCAGGAGTGAAGGACGAGGGCTTCCCTATGACATCAGAATTCTCTTTGCCACCGTAGGGAGGCGGAGACTAGGAGCCCAAATGGACCATGAGGAGGGTAGGGCTCAGGCATTTGCCCCCAACACCTGACACTCACTCAGGCCCACGAGTCTACCTGCTGCCTCACCTGTGTGTGGGGTCCAGGTCCGGTGCCCTCTGTCCTGCTATCTGTTGatgacatttttttgttgttgttgttgttgatgacattttgaaaaaaaaatatttttattgatttcagagaggaaaggagagggaggagagagagacagagaaacatccatgatgagagagaatcatggatcggctgccttctgcacaccaaacactggcgatcgagcccgcaacccgggcatgtgcccagaccatgAATCAAAcgctgacctcctgggtcataggtcaacactcaagcactgagtcacaccaaccgGGCAGTTGATGACACTTTTAATCTGCTCTCAGCACAATGAGCGTATGGGCTGGAGGGGTCCATTCTGGGAGCCTGGACAGCGGGTCATGGGCAAGACTGGGTTTGGGTGGATGGCTCGTCTCTCTAGTCTGCCCTGCTCACATCTCGCAGGGCTGGCAGCTTCTCTAGTTCCCACCTTGCTCTCTCTCCGCTCCCACAGACACCTGGACTTCATCTGCATCTTGACCTACGACTTCCATGGAGCCTGGCGCCAGATCACGGGACACCACAGCCCCCTGTTCCGAGGCCAGGATGTCGCCAGTTCTGACAGATACAACAATGTTGTGAGTGCAGGAGGGTCCTGGTAGGCAGGGGTGACGGGCCCAAGTCATAGATGCAGGGACTGAGGCCCAGGGGCCACGCATCCCCACAGTCTGAGAACAGAGGCCGCCACCCCTCTGTGGAGGAGCCATATCTCAACTGACGTTCTGGGGGCCGCGGGGAtggctggggccggggctgagGAGGCCGGCCGGATCTAGACCTGCCTTCTGCGCCCGTGGAGCTGAGCCCCTACCCGGTTCACAGCTGACACTCCTCCCTGTGCTCAGGAGGCTTTTGAGACCAGAGCTGTGCAGTGCCCTTTAGACCGAGGTTATGGGTCCCTGCGAGGAATAGGAGCCCCAGACGTATTTAGGACAGACTGATGGCTccactgtccccgcccccccaggactACGCCGTGAGCTACGCACTCAGGCTGGGGGTCCCGGCCGAGAAGCTGCTCATGGGCATCCCCACCTTCGGGAGGAGCTTCACGCTGGCCTCTTCGCAGATCGGAGTGGGCGCCCCCTGCTCAGGGCCCGGACTGCCCGGCCAGTTCACCAAGGAGGCTGGGATCCTCGCTTACTATGAGGTGTGACTCGGGAGAAGGGAGTTCCTGGGGAAGGTGAGCCGCCCACCCCCGCTTCTGCTCTTTCATTGTCCCAGTGGACCAGCGTCCAGGCTGAGGGCAGTTAGGCCCACATAGtcttcctctggccaccagccccaGGTGCTTTGGTTTCTGGccacctccctctgctgctcATAGCCGGTAGCTCGGGGACATGGGCCTCTGTTGCACACATGCGAGCAGGAAGCCAGACATCTGCCCGAAGGCACATGTGCCTGCGGGGCTGAGAAAGGCTGGAGGAGTCGCACCTTGTGCCCTgaagcccctcaccctggctgtcCTCTGCTCAGATCTGTGACTTCCTTCGTGGAGCAACTGTGCATCAACTCATTGACCAGCAGGTCCCCTATGCCACCAAGGGCAACCAGTGGGTGGGGTATGATGACCAGAAGAGCATCAAAACCAAGGTAGGTCTCACAGGCCACGgcccaggaggaagagggagaggaggcccaGGGTGACTTGCTGGAAGGGATGGAGAGGGGCCAGGATAGCAGGTCCCCCCTACACACATCGGGTAGGAacccagcactgccccctggGCTCCCCGCCAGGTGCAGTACCTGAAGAACCGGCAGCTGGCAGGAGCCATGGTGTGGGCCCTGGACCTGGACGATTTCACGGGCACCTTCTGTGGCCAGAACCTGAAGTTCCCTCTCACCAGTGCCATCAAGGAAGCCCTGAACGCCGCTTAGCACTCCGTCCAGCACACGCTGGGCAGGCACTGCACCCGGGGTTCTTGCTGCTCATGAGCTCGTCACCTGCCCCACTGCACCTCAGTCTCCTTCCTGGGCCCTGCAGAGGGGCCAGCTCTGAGCTCAGCCCTCAGCTTTGTGGGC
This window encodes:
- the LOC103299197 gene encoding chitinase-3-like protein 1, whose translation is MPLSAAARTGLRVAQTGFVVLLAVQSCAAYNLVCYYTNWSQYREGAASSFPDAIDPFLCTHIIYSFANISNDEIDTLEWNDVTLYHTLNTLKTRNPNLKTLLSVGGWNFGSQRFSKIASDPQSRRTFIKSVPPFLRTHGFDGLDLAWLYPGRRDKQHLTSLVKEMKAEFVKEAPKEAQPLLLSAAVSAGKVALDRGYDISELAQHLDFICILTYDFHGAWRQITGHHSPLFRGQDVASSDRYNNVDYAVSYALRLGVPAEKLLMGIPTFGRSFTLASSQIGVGAPCSGPGLPGQFTKEAGILAYYEICDFLRGATVHQLIDQQVPYATKGNQWVGYDDQKSIKTKVQYLKNRQLAGAMVWALDLDDFTGTFCGQNLKFPLTSAIKEALNAA